Part of the Crossiella cryophila genome, GCACGCCGACTTCGAGCACGCCGACATCCGGCCCGCCGACACCCGGCACAGCAACGACCACCACGCCAACGCGCACCACACCGAGTCCCAGCACGCCGACACTCACCACACCGACCAGCTCGAACGCCGTTCCCGCGGCGACGCCAAGCTCGCCGAACTGCTCGCCGAGGCCCTCGCCGCCTACGAGACCGGCCGTCGCGAGGACCCCGAGACCGACTACGCCGACCCGAGCCCGGCACCGGGCGACCCCGAGCCCCCGGCAGCCGAGCACAGCCACGGCTTCACCGTCGACGGCGTTCCGGCCCCTGGCTACCAGCCCGCCGTCCCGGAACCCGCGCATCCGGCGGAACCGGGTTACTCGCCGGACCCCACCGGCTACCCCGCATACACCGCAAACTCTGCGCATCCCGTTGAATCCGGCTACGGACACGACCCGGTGCCTCCCCCGGAACCGGGCTACGGCCAGGACTCACCCCATTCGGCCGAGTCCGCCTACGACCGGGATCCGGCGCCCCCCGCCGAATCCGGCTACGGCGCCCCGGCCGGTGCCGCGGACTTCTCCTACGACCCGGCCGTGCCAGCCCATCCCGTCGCCGCCGCCGAACCGGTCTACCCGCCGGTGGTCGTCGTCGAGCCGATGAACCCGGCCGACCTGCTCCGCACCGAGGTCTCCTTCCACCGCGCCGAACCGCGGTCCGCCGAGGTCAGCGGCTTCCACCTGCCCCTGCAGCCCGCGGCGGCCGAGGAGGACGACGGGCCGTTCACCGGTCGGTGCGGACCCCAGATCACCGGGGAACCCGACCCGTTCGCGGTGCCTGAGCCGGATCCGTTCGGGTATGCCCGAGCCATGGACGCGACCGCGAACGCCTCGATGCTGCCCGATCCGCCGCGGTATCCGGAGGTCGAGGATCCGACCGAACCGCAGCCTCGGGTGGTCGATGTGCCGCGGGAGCAGGCGTGGACGCCGCCTGATCGGGATCCGTCCTTCGGGTGATGGGGACGGCACCAAAGTGACGCGATCTCAGTCACACCTCACCACCTGGTGGACGCTTGATCGTTTCGGTTACCGATTCCGTTGCTGGCCAGCGCCCTTTCCGAGACTCCCTGCCCCCACGGGAAGCGAACTGGAGTCGTAGGGTGAACCTGGTCCCGGCACACCGAGGTGCCGGGGAGCTGTGGAGCAAGCCGCACCTGAAACCGACCGGAGCACCGTTGGGCGCCGCACCGTCACGTACCGAGACCACCACCCCCGCTGACCACACCCCCGAAGTGCAGGCCAGCCCCGAACAGGTCCGCGACGAGCTGCTGGCACGCGCAGCCGCGACCGCGCCGGAGATCGGCGACCTCATCCGGCTGTACTACCGGCACGCGCCCGCGGAGGAGGTCACCGACGACGAGCCTGCCGTGCTCGCCGGGACCGTCCGCTCGCACTACGAACTCGCCGCCGCCCGGGTGCCGGGCCGGCCCGCGATCCGGGTGCTCAACCCCAGCGCCGGGGCCGATGGCTGGAGCTGCCCGGCGACCGTGGTGCAGATCGTCACCGACGACATGCCCTACCTGGTCGACTCGGTGGCCGCCGAGCTGTCCCGCGGTGGCGTGCAGGCCCAGCGGGTGGTGCACCCCATCGTCGTGGTGCGCCGGGACGTCGCGGGCGGGCTGCACCAGGTGCTCACCGACGCCGATCCGGCCAACCCGCCCGCCGAGGCGCTGGCCGAGTCCTGGATGTACCTGGAAGTCGACCTCATCACCGACCCGGACCGGGCCCGTGAGCTGGAACAGCGGCTGCTCTCGGTGCTCAACGACGTCCGCGAGGTCGTCGAGGACACCGACAAGATGAGCGGCACCGCCATCCAGCTCGCCGAGGAGCTGAGCAGCACCCCGCCGCCGCTGCCGGGCACCGAGGTCGCCGACGGCGCCGCGTTGCTGCGCTGGCTGGCCGACGGCCACTTCACCTTCCTCGGCTACCGGCACTACGAGCTGGTCAGGGACACCCCGGACGGCGACCCGGCGCTGCGTGCGGTGCTCGCCTCCGGCCTCGGCGTGCTGCGCCAGGACAGCCTGGCCGCGCGCAGCCTGACCGCGGGGCCCGACTCCGCGGCGCAGGCGCTGGCACCCGAGCTGCTGGTGCTCACCCAGGCATCCGCGCCCTCCACCGTGCACCGCTCGGTCTACCCGTACTACGTGGGTGTGAAGACCTTCGGCGCGGACGGCCAGGTCACCGGTGAGCACCGCTTCCTCGGCGTGCTGACCACCATCGCGTTGCACGACAACGTGCTGGAGATCCCGGTCATCGAGAACCGGGTGCGCGAGGTCATCCGGCGCGCCGGGTTCCCGCTGGAGTCCTACTCCGGGCAGCGGATGCTGGAGGAGATCCAGAACTACCCGCGCACCGAGCTGTTCTCCATCGACACCGACGCGCTCTACGACACCGTCACCAAGGTGCTGGCGCTGGCCGAACGCCGCAAGCTGCGGCTGTTCCTGCGCCGGGATCCGTACCGCCGCTTCTACTCCTGCCTGGTCTACCTGCCGCGCGACCGCTACACCACGACCTCGCGGCTGGCCATGCAGGAGGTGCTGCTCGCCGAGCTGTCCGGCACCTCGCTGGAGTACAGCGCGCGGGTGGGCGAGTCCCAGCTGGCCAGGGTGCACTTCATGGTGCACACCGACCCGGCGGTGGACTCGGTGCCGGACACCACCCGGATCCAGCAGCAGCTCACCGACGCGGTGCGCAGCTGGGACGACCTGATGGTGGACGCGGTGCTGGCCGAGCGGCAGGCCCAGTTCGAGGCCACCGGCGCGGTGACGCTGGCGGGCTCGGAGTCGGTCAACGAGCTGGGACAGCGGTACTCGCTGGCCTTCCCGGAGGCATACAAGGAGGACTTCTCCGCCGAGGAGGGACTGGCCGACCTGCGCAGGCTGCAGGGCCTGCTGGACCAGGACGGGCAGTCCGCGCTCTCCTTCTACGTGCCGGAGCACGCCGAGCCGGGCGAGCGCCGGTTCAAGCTGTACCTGTGCGGGCGCAGGGTCACCCTCTCCCAGGTGCTGCCGATGCTGCAGCGGATGGGCGTGGAGGTCGTCGACGAGCGGCCGTATGAGATCCGCCGCGAGGACGGCGCCCAGTGCTGGATCTTCGACTTCGGCCTGCGGCTGGAGACCGCGGTGCTGGAGCGGATCGGCACCGAGGACCTGGTCACCGTGCGCACCCGCTTCCAGGAGGCATTCGCCGCCGCCTGGCGCGGAGAGGCCGAGGTGGACGGCTTCAACCAGCTGGTGCTGCGCGCCGGACTGACCTGGCGGCAGGCCGCGCTGCTGCGCGCCTACGCCAAGTACCTGCGTCAGGCCCGCACCCCCTACAGCCAGGACTACATCGAGGACGCCTTCCTGGCGCACACCGAGGTGGCCACCGCGCTGGTCCGGCTGTTCGAGGCCCGGTTCGACCCCGCGGTCTCCGAGGAGACCAGGAAGGTGCAGACGGACAACCTGCACGCCGAACTGGCCGCCCGGATCGACGAGGTCACCAGCCTGGACGCGGACCGCATCCTGCGCAGCTACCTCACGTTGATCAACGCCACCCTGCGCACCAACTACTTCTGGCGGGACGCCGAGGGCCAGCCGCGCTCCTACGTGGCCTTCAAGCTGGAGCCCAGGTCCATCCCCGACCTGCCGGAGCCGCGGCCGCGGTTCGAGATCTTCGTGTACTCGCCGCGGATCGAGGGCGTGCACCTGCGCTTCGGCCCGGTGGCCCGCGGTGGTCTGCGCTGGTCCGACCGGCGGGAGGACTTCCGCACCGAGATCCTGGGCCTGGTCAAGGCGCAGGCGGTGAAGAACGCGGTGATCGTGCCGGTCGGCGCCAAGGGCGGCTTCGTGGTCAAGCAGCCGCCCAAGCCCACCGGGGACGCCGGGCTGGACCGTGAGGCGTTCTGGGCCGAGGGCATCGCCTGCTACCGGATGTTCATCTCCGGCCTGCTCGACCTGACCGACAACCTGCAGGCAGGCCCGGACGGCAGCGCCGTGATCCCGGCCGACCAGGTGGTCCGGCACGACGGCGACGACACCTACCTGGTGGTCGCCGCGGACAAGGGCACCGCGACCTTCTCCGACATCGCCAACGGCGTGGCCAAGGACTACGGCTTCTGGCTCGGCGACGCCTTCGCCTCCGGCGGCTCGGTGGGCTATGACCACAAGGCCATGGGCATCACCGCCCGCGGCGCCTGGGAGAGCGTGAAGCGGTACTTCCGCGAGCTGGGTCTGGACACCCAGACCGAGGAGTTCACCGTGGTCGGTGTCGGCGACATGTCCGGCGACGTCTTCGGCAACGGCATGCTGCTCTCCGAGCACATCCGGCTGGTGGCCGCCTTCGACCACCGGCACATCTTCCTGGACCCGAACCCGGACGCGGCCGTCGGTTTCGCCGAGCGTGGCAGGCTGTTCGCGCTGCCCCGTTCCTCCTGGGACGACTACGACCGGGCCAAGATCAGCGAGGGCGGCGGGGTCTTCCCGCGCAGCGCCAAGTCGATCCCGGTCTCCCCGCAGGTGGCCGCGGCGCTGGGCCTGCCCGCGGGCATCGCCAAGCTGTCCCCGGCCGAGCTGATGAAGGCCATCCTGCTCGCGCAGGTCGACCTGCTGTGGAACGGCGGCATCGGCACCTACGTCAAGGCCTCCACCGAATCGCACGCCGAGGTCGGCGACAAGGCCAACGACGCGCTGCGGGTGGACGGCAGGGCGCTGCGGGTCAAGGTGGTCGGCGAGGGCGGCAACCTGGGCCTGACCCAGCTCGGCCGGATCGAGTTCGCCAGGGCAGGCGGCAAGGTCAACACCGACGCGCTGGACAACTCCGCCGGCGTGGACTGCTCCGACCACGAGGTCAACATCAAGATCCTGCTGGACCGGCTGGTCGCCGACGGCAGGCTGGACGGCGCGCAGCGGGATGAGCTGCTGGCCGAGATGACCGACGAGGTCGCCGAGCTGGTGCTGGCGGACAACTACCGGCAGAACGCGGTGCTCGGCATCAGCCGCGCGCACGCCGCGCCGATGCTGTCCGTGCACGCCAGGCTGGTCGCCGACCTGGAGAAGCGCACCGGTCTGGACCGCGCGCTGGAGGCGCTGCCCACCCGCGAGCAGTTCAAGGCGCTGGAGTCCAGCGGCCAGGGGCTGACCTCGCCGGAACTGGCCACGCTGATGGCGCACGTCAAGCTCGCGCTCAAGGACGAGGTGCTGGCCAGCGACCTGCCCGAGTCCGGCGCGTTCGCCAGGCGGCTGCCCGAGTACTTCCCGTCCGCGCTGCGGGAGCGTTTCGGCGAGGCAATTCCCCGCCACCCGCTGCACCGGGAGATCACGACCACGCTGCTGGTCAACGAGGTCGTGGACGGCGGCGGGGTGTCCTTCGCCTTCCGGCTGACCGAGGAACTCAACGCCAGCGCCACCGACGCGGTGCGCGCCTTCGCCATCGTGACCAAGGTCTTCGACCTGCCCTCGCTGTGGCGGGCCATCGACGAGCTGGACAACGTGGTGCCCACCGCGGTGGCCGACTCGATGATCCTGGAGGCCAGGCGGCTGCTGGACCGGGCCAGCCGCTGGCTGCTGTCCAACCGGCCGCAGCCACTGGCGGTGGGCGCGGAGATCGCCCGCTTCCAGGACCTGCTCGGCGAGGTCGGCCCGGACACCGTCGACCTGCTGCACGGCCGGGAACGCGAACAGGTGGTCGAGCACGCCGAACAGCTGGTCGCCGACGGCGTGCCGGTGGAGCTGGCCAGGCGGATCGCCTCGCTGCTGCACACCTACTGCCTGCTCGATGTCACCGAGGTGGCCGAACTGGCCGAGCGGGACAACGTGGCGGGCGAGCACAGCCAGCGGGAGGCCGCCGAGCTGTACTTCGCGATGTCCGAGCACCTGGACGTGGACCGGATGCTCACCTCGGTGAGCGCGCTGGAACGCGGCAACCGCTGGCACGCGCTGGCCAGGCTGGCACTGCGGGACGACCTCTACGCCTCGCTGCGGGAGATCACCCTGGACGTGCTGCGCACCAGCGACGTGGACGACAGCGTCGAGGTGAAGATCGAGAAGTGGGAGCAGGCCAACGTCTCCAGGCTGACCCGCGCCCGCGCCGCGCTGCAGGAGATCAAGGAGGTCGGCAAGCTGGATCTGCCGACGCTGTCGGTGGTGGCTCGCCGGGTGCGCAGTATCGTCCGCTGATGCCCGTCTACATCACGCAGGTGCGGCCGCGCTGGGCCGACATGGACGTGTTCCACCATGTCAACCACGCCGCCGTGGTCACCCTGCTGGAGGAGGCCCGAGCCGGGCTGCTGTTCGTGCAGGCAGCGCGGCTCGGGTTCGCCGAGTTGTCCAACGGCCTGGTGCTCTCCCGGCTGGAGGTCGACTACAAGGGCCAGCTGCGCTACACCGGCGGCGAGGTCTACGCGGAGGTGAGCATCGAGAACCTGCGGCACGCCAGCTTCGTGGTGCGGCACACTCTGCACACGGGCGCGAATGCGGAGGACCCGGTCGCGGTGACGGCGCGGACCACGCTGGTCCCCTTCGACGTGTCCGCACAACGACCACGACGATTGAGTGGAGCCGAGCGGGAGTTCCTCGCCGGTTACCAGGTGGGGGAGAGTGTTGGCTGAGTTGCACGTGCCCGATCCGGTGGAGCGGGACGATCTCGGCGCGTTCGTGGCCAGGGCGGTACGGCTGGACCAGCAGGTGGCGGTGCGGCTGAAGGAACGCGAGGGCGGGCTGCTGGACGCCTGGGCGAGCACCCCGTTCGACGTGCTGGCCACCAGGTCCGTCCAGGGCGCTATCCAGCCCTCGGACGTCACGGTGACCGGCAACGAGCTGCTCACCGCGCTGGCCGTGGTCGGCGGCGAACGGGTCGATCCGGGGCCGCCGAGGGACATGCTGTGGCGCTCCGCGCTGCCGCCGGCCATCGGCTGGCTGCACGTGGACCTGCTGCCGGTCGCGGTGATCAGCGAGCTGGCCGACCGGGGGGTGGAGCTGGCCAAGGAGAACACCGGCCCGACCGGCACCCCGCCCGCCTCGCTGCTGGACCAGACCGTGCTGACGGTCTCCGGCAGCGGGCTGGACGTGAAGGTGCCGCTGCGGGCGCTGTTCGCCTTGTCCGGCATGGGTTTCCTCAGCGGTGGCCCGGCCGACGACGTGGTGAAGGTGACCGCGACGGACGCCTGGATGCGCATCGACGCCCGCTTCGGCGCGGTGGTCCGGCGCAGGCACGCCCTGCTGCCGCTGCTGGTCTGAGGTCTCAGGCGGCGGGGGCCACCGGCTCCCGCCGCTTCTCCTTGCGTGGCAACGCGAGCAGCCCCAGGCCGGCCAGCACCAGCAGCGCGCCCAGCACGCCGCCGCCGGTGAACGGCTCGCCCAGCACCAGCTCGCCCAGCAGCGCGGCCACCACCGGCTCGGCCAGGTTGAGCGTGGCCACGTTGGCCGCGGGCAGCACCCGCAGGCCGGCGCCGAAGAGCAGGTAGGCCAGCACGGTCGGCACCAGCACCAGGTAGCCGATCACGCCCAGCCCGGACAGCCAGGCCGGGTCGCCGCCGTCCAGTCCACCGGGGAAACGCCACAGCAGCACCGGCAGCAGCGCGAGTCCGCCTGCGGCGAAGAGCAGGCCCATCGTCCCGTCCGAGCGCTGCCCTGCGGAGATCATCTTTGCCGCGCAGACGGTGTAGATCGCGTAGCCCAGTCCGGCGGCCAGCGCGAGCACCGCGCCCAGCACCGCGTCCGAGCCACTGCCGCCGGTGCCGGGACTGGAGAGCACCAGGGTGCCGACCCCGGCCACGGCGAGCCCGGTGGCGGCCAGCCAGGTGCCGCCGGGCCGTTGCCCGGTGACCAGCCACTGCACCAGTCCGGTCCACACGGGGCAGGAGCCGAGTGCGGTGATGGTGCCGACCGCGACCCCGGCCATGGACACCCCGGAGAAGAATCCGACCTGGTAGACGGCCACGCCGACGGCGCCGATGAGCACCAGTGGCCAGGACGCCCTCGGCACGTTCCGGAACGCGCCACGCAGCGCGGCCAGGCCGAGCAGGACCGCCCCGGCCAGCACCACCCTGGCCGAGCCGACGGTCAGCGGGTCCAGGCCGGTGGGGCCGAGGGCCTGGGCGGTGCCGGTGGTGCCGAACAGCACCGCGGCGGCCAGTACCAGCAGGGCAGCGCGTCCAGTGTTCATCGCCGCCGATCCTGCGGCACCCGGCCGACCTGAGTCGACCGGGTTTCCCACCAACTCAGACGAGCCAGGCCGCGGTGTCCGGCGGCAGGTGTTCGCCTTCAAGGGGACCGCTGGTCAGCAGCACCTCGCCGGGCGGCAGCGGGACCAGCGCGCCGGAGGTGTTGAGCGCGCAGATCAGCCCGCCGGGCTTGCGGCGGAAGGCGAAGCAGCCGGCAGGCGCGCCGTACCACTCGACCTCGTCGCCACGCAGCGCTTCGTGGCTCTTGCGCAGCTCCAGGGCCTGCCGGTACAGCGAGAGCATCGAGGCGGGGTCCTCCAGCTGGGCCTCCACGGTCAGCGCGGCCCACTCCGGCGGCATCGGCAGCCAGGTGTTGTCGCCGGGGGAGAAGCCGAACGGCGGGTTCTCGCCCTCCCATGGCATCGGCACCCGGCAGCCGTCCCGGCCCCGTTCGGTGTGCCCGGAGCGTTCCCAGGACGGGTCCTGCAGCGCCCAGTCCGGCAGCTCCACGTTGGGCAGGCCGAGTTCCTCGCCGTTGTAGAGGTAGACCACGCCGGGCAGGGCCAGTTCGACCAGGGTCATCGCCCTGGCCCGCTTGACGCCCAGTTCGCCGCCGCCGTAGCGGGTGACGTGCCGGACGACGTCGTGGTTGGACAGCGTCCAGGTGGGCAGCGCGCCCACCTCGCGCACCGCGGCCAGCGAGTGGTCGATGGCGCCGCGGATGCCGTCGGCGTCGAAGTCGGTCTCCACCAGGCGGAAGTTGAAGCCCAGGTGCAGCTCGTCCGGGCGGACGTAGCGGGACATCCGCTCGTCGTCCTGCACCCAGATCTCACCGACGGCCATCCGGCCCGGGTACTCGTCCATCACCTTGCGGATCATGCGGTGGATGTCGTGCACGCCGTCGTTGTCGAAGCGCGGATCGCGGTTGTTGTCGAAGAGCAGGTGCGGGCCGGGCATGTCCTCGGGGTTCATGTCCGGCAGCCCGGCGGGCTTGACCATGCCGTGCGCGACGTCGATGCGGAACCCGTCCACCCCGCGGTCCAGCCAGAACCGCAGGGTCTGCTCAAGGTCGGCCCAGACCTCGGGGTGCTGCCAGTTCAGGTCGGGCTGTTCGGGGGCGAACAGGTGCAGGTACCACTGGCCGTCGTCGACCCTGGTCCAGGCCGGTCCGCCGAAGATGCTCGGCCAGTTGTTCGGCGGCTCCGCGCCGTCGGGGCCGCGGCCCTCGCGGAAGATGTAGCGCTCCCGCTCCGGGCTGCCCTGCCCGGCCACCAGCGCGGCCTGGAACCAGTCGTGCTGGTCGCTGCTGTGGTTGGGCACCAGGTCGACGGTGACCTTGATGTTCTGCGCGTGCGCGTCGGCGATGAGCCGGTCGAAGGCGGCGAGGTCACCGAAGAGCGGGTCCACATCGCGCGCGTCGGCCACGTCGTAGCCGTGATCGGCCATGGGGGAGCGGTAGAACGGGGTCAGCCAGAGCGCGTCGACACCGAGCAGTTCGAGGTAGCCGAGCCGGGACCGGATGCCCTCCAGATCACCCACTCCGTCGCCGTCGGAGTCGGCGAAGGACCGGACGTAGACCTGGTAGAAGACGGAGTCCCGCCACCAGGGAGGCGCCGCGGCAGGATCAACACTGCCCCCGGCGATGTCGGGGTCCACCTCGGGCGATCGTCGCACGATGGTTCATCCTGCCACCCGGGTCCGACATTCAAGGGCGGGTTGGGTGATCCGTGAGTTTCCCGACTTTCGCGGTCTGGATCACACCCAGGAGTTGACCAAGCTGTTAGCGGCCATCTCCATGTAGGCCCACAGCTGGTCACGGCGTTCCGGCGCCAGTCCGGCCTCGTCGACGGCGACCCGCATGCAGCGCAGCCAGGCGTCCCGTTCGATCGGCCCGATGGTGAACGGCACGTGCCGCATCCGCAGCCGAGGGTGCCCGCGCTGGTCGGAGTAGGTGTGCGGGCCGCCCCAGTACTGCATCAGGAACAGCCGCAGCCGCTCCTCGGCCGGGCCGAGGTCCTGCTCCGGGTACATCGGCCGCAGCACCTCGTCCTTGGCCACCTCGGCGTAGAAGCGCCCCACGATGCGGTGGAAGGTGTCCTCGCCGCCGACGAGGTCGTAGAAGGTCTCCGGAGTGCCCATGACTGCCATTCTCCCCGTTGCCTCAGGTCTTGGGTTTCTCCGGGGCAGGCGGCGCCTCGGGTCCGTTGGGCCGCCCGTTCGGGTAAGGCGGTTCGATGCCAGCCTCGTCGTAGGCGGCCATGATCTTGGCCCGCAGCGCCCGCTGCACCGCCCACTGGCGGCCGGGGCGGACCTTGACCGTCATCCGCAGGGTCACCGTGTCCGCGGTGACCTTCTCCACGCCGAGCACCTCCGGCGGCTCCAGCACGTCCTCCAGCAGCGGCGTCCTGGTCGCCGCGTCGGTGACCACCTCGGCCATCAGCTCGGTGGCCCTGGCCGCGTCCACGTTGTGCGCCACCGGGAAGTCGACCACCGCGACCGCGAAGCCCTGGCTGGAGTTGCCCACCCGCAGCACCTCGCCGTTGCGCACGTACCAGACCGTGCCGTTGACATCCCGCAGCGTGGTGACCCGCAGGCCAACCGTCTCGATGGTGCCGGTGGCCGGGCCGAGGTCGACCACGTCGCCGACGCCGTACTGGTCCTCCAGCATCATGAAGATGCCGGACAGGAAGTCCTTGATCAGGTTCTGCGCGCCGAAACCGATGGCCACGCCCAGCACGCCGGCCGAGGCGATGATCGGCGTGATGTCGATGGTCAGCGTTTCCAGGATCATCAGGAACGCGATGCCGAAGACCAGCAGCGAGGTGATCGACTTCAGCAGCGAGCCGATGGTCTTGGCCCGCTGCGCCCGCCGCTCGGACAGCAACGGCCCGGCCGCCGCCTTGATCGCCTCCGGCGCCCGCTCCTTGAGCGGCCGCAGCAGCACCGGCACCCGGCCGGCCCCGGAGTTCGAGGTCAGCTTGTCGATCATCCGCCGGAGCAGGTAGCGCAGCAGGAACGCGCCGACCATGATCAGGATGATCTTGATCGGCTTGGTGATGATCCACGGGTTGTTCGCTAGCCACTCAGCCGAGCTGAGCAGCCATTCCTGTGATTCACGCACGGACGGCTGGGCGGTCATGTCACTAACTTGGGTGACAACGTTCGGCACGGTGCCATGTTACGGAGCGGTCTCAGCGACCGGCGACCGAGGCAGCCATCTCGGTGAGTTTCTGGGCCAGTGTGCGCTTGTCCGCCGGGGCCACGATGACCCACTGACTACCGTCCGGACCTCGCATCTTCTGCCCGAGGTAGCGCCCGTCGACGTTGTCGATGAATGTGAGCGGGCTCTCGGCACGCTTGCGCGAGCCAAGCCGGTCGCGGGCAGCCACGAACAGCTGACCGCCCCCGGTGCGCGGCTTGTCCATGATCTCCTTGAGCCGCTGCGGGCTGGCCCCGCCGCTGTTGCGCGAGGACATCATGAACCCGCCCTCGTCCTCGGCCGGCCGGGAGTGCCGCCCGCCGCCCCGGCCGCCGCCGTCCCCGCCACCGAAGGTCTCGGCCGGGAAGTTGAAGGACTGCCCGCGCGCGGCAGGCTTGTCCGGCAGCGCCGAGACCAGCGCGTCGACCAGCCCGGTCGGCCGCACCGGGGTCAGCACCAGCTTCTCCTCGAGGATCTCGGCCAGCACCGCGTCGTCCCCGGAGGCGGCGGCGAGCGCGGCCCGCTGCTCGCCACCACCGGGCACGCTGTACCAGCCGTAGAACTCCCGCTGCGGCCGTTCGAGCATGTGGAAGGTGTCCACCAGGTCGGGGTGGGCCCGCCCGCCACGGGCCAGGCCCAGCCCCTCCAGCTCCTGCCAGGCTCGCCGTTGCACGTCAAGCCGGTCCTGGTAGGTCTCCCCGTAGGAGGGGATGCCCAGGGTCGGGTGCTTGTCCTGCAGGTTCTCGCTCTC contains:
- a CDS encoding DMT family transporter, which gives rise to MNTGRAALLVLAAAVLFGTTGTAQALGPTGLDPLTVGSARVVLAGAVLLGLAALRGAFRNVPRASWPLVLIGAVGVAVYQVGFFSGVSMAGVAVGTITALGSCPVWTGLVQWLVTGQRPGGTWLAATGLAVAGVGTLVLSSPGTGGSGSDAVLGAVLALAAGLGYAIYTVCAAKMISAGQRSDGTMGLLFAAGGLALLPVLLWRFPGGLDGGDPAWLSGLGVIGYLVLVPTVLAYLLFGAGLRVLPAANVATLNLAEPVVAALLGELVLGEPFTGGGVLGALLVLAGLGLLALPRKEKRREPVAPAA
- a CDS encoding acyl-CoA thioesterase; translation: MPVYITQVRPRWADMDVFHHVNHAAVVTLLEEARAGLLFVQAARLGFAELSNGLVLSRLEVDYKGQLRYTGGEVYAEVSIENLRHASFVVRHTLHTGANAEDPVAVTARTTLVPFDVSAQRPRRLSGAEREFLAGYQVGESVG
- a CDS encoding NAD-glutamate dehydrogenase, whose protein sequence is MQASPEQVRDELLARAAATAPEIGDLIRLYYRHAPAEEVTDDEPAVLAGTVRSHYELAAARVPGRPAIRVLNPSAGADGWSCPATVVQIVTDDMPYLVDSVAAELSRGGVQAQRVVHPIVVVRRDVAGGLHQVLTDADPANPPAEALAESWMYLEVDLITDPDRARELEQRLLSVLNDVREVVEDTDKMSGTAIQLAEELSSTPPPLPGTEVADGAALLRWLADGHFTFLGYRHYELVRDTPDGDPALRAVLASGLGVLRQDSLAARSLTAGPDSAAQALAPELLVLTQASAPSTVHRSVYPYYVGVKTFGADGQVTGEHRFLGVLTTIALHDNVLEIPVIENRVREVIRRAGFPLESYSGQRMLEEIQNYPRTELFSIDTDALYDTVTKVLALAERRKLRLFLRRDPYRRFYSCLVYLPRDRYTTTSRLAMQEVLLAELSGTSLEYSARVGESQLARVHFMVHTDPAVDSVPDTTRIQQQLTDAVRSWDDLMVDAVLAERQAQFEATGAVTLAGSESVNELGQRYSLAFPEAYKEDFSAEEGLADLRRLQGLLDQDGQSALSFYVPEHAEPGERRFKLYLCGRRVTLSQVLPMLQRMGVEVVDERPYEIRREDGAQCWIFDFGLRLETAVLERIGTEDLVTVRTRFQEAFAAAWRGEAEVDGFNQLVLRAGLTWRQAALLRAYAKYLRQARTPYSQDYIEDAFLAHTEVATALVRLFEARFDPAVSEETRKVQTDNLHAELAARIDEVTSLDADRILRSYLTLINATLRTNYFWRDAEGQPRSYVAFKLEPRSIPDLPEPRPRFEIFVYSPRIEGVHLRFGPVARGGLRWSDRREDFRTEILGLVKAQAVKNAVIVPVGAKGGFVVKQPPKPTGDAGLDREAFWAEGIACYRMFISGLLDLTDNLQAGPDGSAVIPADQVVRHDGDDTYLVVAADKGTATFSDIANGVAKDYGFWLGDAFASGGSVGYDHKAMGITARGAWESVKRYFRELGLDTQTEEFTVVGVGDMSGDVFGNGMLLSEHIRLVAAFDHRHIFLDPNPDAAVGFAERGRLFALPRSSWDDYDRAKISEGGGVFPRSAKSIPVSPQVAAALGLPAGIAKLSPAELMKAILLAQVDLLWNGGIGTYVKASTESHAEVGDKANDALRVDGRALRVKVVGEGGNLGLTQLGRIEFARAGGKVNTDALDNSAGVDCSDHEVNIKILLDRLVADGRLDGAQRDELLAEMTDEVAELVLADNYRQNAVLGISRAHAAPMLSVHARLVADLEKRTGLDRALEALPTREQFKALESSGQGLTSPELATLMAHVKLALKDEVLASDLPESGAFARRLPEYFPSALRERFGEAIPRHPLHREITTTLLVNEVVDGGGVSFAFRLTEELNASATDAVRAFAIVTKVFDLPSLWRAIDELDNVVPTAVADSMILEARRLLDRASRWLLSNRPQPLAVGAEIARFQDLLGEVGPDTVDLLHGREREQVVEHAEQLVADGVPVELARRIASLLHTYCLLDVTEVAELAERDNVAGEHSQREAAELYFAMSEHLDVDRMLTSVSALERGNRWHALARLALRDDLYASLREITLDVLRTSDVDDSVEVKIEKWEQANVSRLTRARAALQEIKEVGKLDLPTLSVVARRVRSIVR
- a CDS encoding mechanosensitive ion channel family protein, whose product is MTAQPSVRESQEWLLSSAEWLANNPWIITKPIKIILIMVGAFLLRYLLRRMIDKLTSNSGAGRVPVLLRPLKERAPEAIKAAAGPLLSERRAQRAKTIGSLLKSITSLLVFGIAFLMILETLTIDITPIIASAGVLGVAIGFGAQNLIKDFLSGIFMMLEDQYGVGDVVDLGPATGTIETVGLRVTTLRDVNGTVWYVRNGEVLRVGNSSQGFAVAVVDFPVAHNVDAARATELMAEVVTDAATRTPLLEDVLEPPEVLGVEKVTADTVTLRMTVKVRPGRQWAVQRALRAKIMAAYDEAGIEPPYPNGRPNGPEAPPAPEKPKT
- a CDS encoding globin, which gives rise to MGTPETFYDLVGGEDTFHRIVGRFYAEVAKDEVLRPMYPEQDLGPAEERLRLFLMQYWGGPHTYSDQRGHPRLRMRHVPFTIGPIERDAWLRCMRVAVDEAGLAPERRDQLWAYMEMAANSLVNSWV
- a CDS encoding glycoside hydrolase family 13 protein: MDPDIAGGSVDPAAAPPWWRDSVFYQVYVRSFADSDGDGVGDLEGIRSRLGYLELLGVDALWLTPFYRSPMADHGYDVADARDVDPLFGDLAAFDRLIADAHAQNIKVTVDLVPNHSSDQHDWFQAALVAGQGSPERERYIFREGRGPDGAEPPNNWPSIFGGPAWTRVDDGQWYLHLFAPEQPDLNWQHPEVWADLEQTLRFWLDRGVDGFRIDVAHGMVKPAGLPDMNPEDMPGPHLLFDNNRDPRFDNDGVHDIHRMIRKVMDEYPGRMAVGEIWVQDDERMSRYVRPDELHLGFNFRLVETDFDADGIRGAIDHSLAAVREVGALPTWTLSNHDVVRHVTRYGGGELGVKRARAMTLVELALPGVVYLYNGEELGLPNVELPDWALQDPSWERSGHTERGRDGCRVPMPWEGENPPFGFSPGDNTWLPMPPEWAALTVEAQLEDPASMLSLYRQALELRKSHEALRGDEVEWYGAPAGCFAFRRKPGGLICALNTSGALVPLPPGEVLLTSGPLEGEHLPPDTAAWLV
- a CDS encoding ESX secretion-associated protein EspG, which codes for MLRARVTISLPAYDVVWESENLQDKHPTLGIPSYGETYQDRLDVQRRAWQELEGLGLARGGRAHPDLVDTFHMLERPQREFYGWYSVPGGGEQRAALAAASGDDAVLAEILEEKLVLTPVRPTGLVDALVSALPDKPAARGQSFNFPAETFGGGDGGGRGGGRHSRPAEDEGGFMMSSRNSGGASPQRLKEIMDKPRTGGGQLFVAARDRLGSRKRAESPLTFIDNVDGRYLGQKMRGPDGSQWVIVAPADKRTLAQKLTEMAASVAGR